From Phoenix dactylifera cultivar Barhee BC4 unplaced genomic scaffold, palm_55x_up_171113_PBpolish2nd_filt_p 000138F, whole genome shotgun sequence, the proteins below share one genomic window:
- the LOC103696203 gene encoding EID1-like F-box protein 2, which produces MLVAKQYRCTHSATCVCTKGHLSEDAIFLVFQHLNWNPKLIAKISCVCIWFDEIAKRVLWKEFCRTRAPKMMLDLQSSGSHNVDGNWKALGKLLIYCSGCSKGGLSDSIDIPGHFVYRTRFSRTSGKSFLLPQCRSDVLYVSDPCEHLDQGEEGDVGFFRGVFKSFSISRVRKMLIDRDAKLHATEVCPYCKAKLWSMLQAKMIPQSACHRLGAYDDGIEYYVCLNGHMLGICTLLPLSDSEEASELE; this is translated from the coding sequence ATGCTGGTAGCGAAGCAGTATCGCTGTACACACTCAGCAACATGTGTATGCACAAAAGGCCATTTAAGTGAGGATGCCATATTCTTAGTATTCCAACACCTTAATTGGAACCCTAAGTTGATTGCGAAAATTTCCTGTGTCTGCATATGGTTTGATGAAATTGCAAAGCGAGTGTTGTGGAAAGAGTTCTGCCGAACCCGGGCCCCTAAGATGATGCTAGATTTGCAGTCTAGTGGCAGTCATAATGTTGATGGGAACTGGAAAGCGCTTGGGAAGCTTCTCATTTACTGTTCAGGGTGCAGCAAGGGTGGTCTGTCTGACAGCATTGATATCCCGGGTCATTTTGTCTACCGAACACGATTCTCCAGGACATCAGGGAAAAGTTTTCTTCTTCCACAGTGCAGGTCAGATGTGCTGTATGTATCAGACCCTTGCGAGCATCTTGATCAAGGAGAGGAGGGTGATGTTGGTTTTTTCCGTGGTGTCTTCAAATCATTTTCCATTTCAAGAGTTAGGAAGATGCTAATTGACAGGGATGCCAAGCTCCATGCCACTGAGGTTTGTCCATATTGTAAGGCAAAGTTGTGGAGCATGCTGCAGGCAAAGATGATACCCCAAAGTGCATGTCACAGGTTGGGTGCTTATGATGATGGCATAGAGTATTATGTGTGTCTTAATGGGCATATGCTTGGGATCTGCACTCTCTTACCCCTTTCTGATTCTGAGGAGGCATCTGAACTGGAGTGA